A window of Thiocapsa bogorovii genomic DNA:
TACGATAGCTCCCGCCCCTCGTCCTGAGGTGCTCGAGGGCAGCTTGTCGGCCGATCACAAGCTCGATACCTTGCTCGGCGAGTGCTCTGGAGTACCGTGAGTCCTCGGCAGGCCGATCTGCAATGAAATCGACGGTATGACCTGCGTCGAGAAGGATCTCGAGAATCATCTGCATGCGGAAGGATCCGGAGTCGCGGTCCGGCGTCGGGGGTTTCCAGTCGATCATCAAGATCCGGGCGGGTGACGGATCAGGTCGCGGAAAGAGCGACGCCCAGTCCCCGTCCCAATCGTGAATCAGTCTATCGGAGACCTGACCGAGCTCGCCCGACCTTCCTTCGGGATTCATGGGTAAACGTCCTTCGGACGCGCCAGCCAGCACGTAATGGATCAGGGGATTGAGTGCTCGACTTTGGCCAATCTAGGCGGTCGCCGCGAGCTGTTCCAGCAGGCGATCGAGTCGCTTGGACGAAATTAGGACCATCTCCCCCTCGGACCGTGAGTAGGCGTAATTCTCCTCGGCCCAGATGGTGCGCCGCACCAGGGCCAGGCAATCGGAGAAGGTGGCGTGGGACTTCAGATACCAGGCCGTGGAGCGCGGCAGGGCGTCCCAGCGCTCGCGCCACCGGTAGACCATGAGACAGACGAGCGAGAACAGCGCCATCAGCATCGGCGTGGTGCGTGCGATCGCCAGGTCGTTCCACTGGCGCTGGGTCTCGACGCCGAGGTGGCGACGGACTTCCTCGAAGGTGACCTCGAGCGACCAGCGCTGGACGAACAGCTCCACGACGCGGGCCGGCGCCATGTTCAGGTCGGTGGTGAAGAAGGCTTGCGTCGGCAGCCGGCCCTCGGGATCGACCACGAGCACCCAGCGAATCGGCAACGGCGGCCATCCCGCGGTGTGCCACAGACACACCTCGCTGAGCAGGCGCAGCGTTTTGGGCTGTCCGTACCATTGAATCGCGACCTCCTCGCCTCGGGTGTGCGCCGCTTCCTCGCGTGTGGCGAGCTTGGCCAGTACGCCGCCTTTCTTCGGCTTGGGGCCGCGCCGCCCGGCGGGCACCGGCTCGGGAAAGGCGAACAGGCGTGCATCCAGGCGCAGGCGCGTGATCAGGGTCGCTTGCGCAGCCAGCACTTCCCACCCCAGCTGGATGCAGGAGTAGCTGCCGTCGCCGAGCAGGATCCAGCGGCGTTGCTGCAGCCAGCGCGAGACCAGCCAGACCATCCCGATGGTGAGCTCCACGACCGTGCGATGGTGCCGCGCGGCCGCCTCGTCGGCCCGTTTCGACGGCGCCAAGCGGGTGAGAAAGGGCAGCGCCCAAGGCCGCGTGCTCCACGGCACGGGCACCAACAACGCCATGCAGATCCACTCCAGCCCCAAACAGGTCACCACCTTGCCGCGCGAGGAGCGCACCGCATCGCGATACATCCCCTTCGCTCGAATGCGCGCGCCCTTGCGCCGTTCCAGCGTCTCGTCGACCGCCACCACGATCGGCACCTGCGCCGGCAACATCCCGAGCAACAACCCCAGCAGAATCCGCGCCCCTTGGCGCGACGACCAACGCGCCCGATTCAGCACCCGGTGGTAACGCTCGAAGCGCCGCTCCGCGCTCAGCCCCATCGCCCGCAGTGCCGCCGTCACCGTGCGTGGTCCTTGCGCCAGCAGCGTTCCCGTGAGCAAGACGTGCAGATGCGCCAGGGTCGGCGCGGTGAACAGGCAGGCAAAGGGCTGCAGAACAGATACAATCGAGGCTGGCAGAGGGAACATCCGCGGGCAGGTCCGAGGTTTTGGTCGACATCGGACGATACCGTCCGCGGCCCTCTGCCGCCACATCAATCGGGTCTGTCACCGTCGCTCCCGGCGCCTCGCGGCGCTTCCGCCGAGGCCCGGAAATGGCCAAAGTCGAGTGAGTGCTCGGGTGTCTGGATACCTGGACCAATACCAGCCGGTGTCGAATTCCGAACTCGGGTTGCAGCCTTGCTCCGCGCCGAACAACAGAAAGTCGACGAGAGGATTGCGTCCACTGTCGGACACGTCCGGGTAGTTGTCGAGATACCAGGACGAATCGAAGAGGGGGTGGGGGTCACGGCCCTCGTAGGCTCCCGCGGTCAGATAGTGGTGAAGCGGATTGGCGTCGAGGATGTCTGGATTTTGCTCGCGATACCAATCGGTGTCGAACAGCGGACTCGGATCCCGGCCTTCGAAAGCCCCGGATACCACATAGTGCCGCAACGGGTCGATCCCTGCGGCGAGTACATCCGCGCCGTGCTCGAGATACCACGTCGTATCGAAAAGTGGATGAGGGGAGCGGTGTTCGATCCATCCTTGCCGGATGTAGTGAAGGAAGGGGTGTAACCCAGTGTCGGCCACGTCCGGGTTGACTGCCAGGTACCAGGGGCCGTCGAATAGCCCATGCGGTCCCTCGTTGGTTCTCGTGCCGTAGGTCAGAAAATGAATCAGGGGGTTAGTCTCCGATCCTTGAAGCTCGGGATTGTCTGCAACATACCAATCCAACCGGAACAGGGGGTGCGGATGCCGTCCTTCTCGAACACCTTGCTCGATGAAATGGACAAGCGGGTTCCTCCCGGCTTCGGCGACATCCGGGTTCTGTTCGAGATACCACGAAGCGTCGAAAAGCGGGTGAGGGTTTCTGCCTTCGTTGATGCCCGCAGTGATGAAATGCACGAGCGGGTTGATACCCGTCTCGGCCACATCGGGATTGCTGGCGAGGTACCAATCCGTATCGAACAAGGGATGCGGGTCTAGGCCTGCGCCGGCTCCCGTGTCCAGATAATGAATAAGCGGATCGATTTCGCTAGCGACCGCGTCCGGACATTGCGCGAGATACCATGCCGTATCGAACAAAGGATGAGGGTTGCGGCGCTCTCGGGCCCCCACAGTGAGCCAATGGAGTATCGGGCGGTAACCGGCGAGCAAGATGTCGGGATACCGTTGGGTATACCAGGCTTCCTCGAACAAACCCGACGCGAGGATACGTCGTGCGCGCGATCGTCTAAGGATTGCGGAGGGCAGCGTGAAGGTCGCCGACCACCATGCGACCTTCGCCGCTGCCGAGAAAGGACGCGTGAAAGCCCACTGCCCGTGCTCAAGCCGGAGGAGCTTTGCCGCCAAGGGCCAAAACGCGCTCGCATACATTGAGTTCAGGCGATCGGCGAGCAGATCCCGCTGTGCCGCGCTTGACCGCGCCAACTCGAGCGCCGACGTCAGCTCGCTTTCCAAAGACTGTGCCTTCGTCACGCGGGCAGCGGCGATTTCCTCGAGCGCAGCGACCTGCAGGCGCTCTGCATCGAGCGCCGAGCGAAGGGCGTGCATTTCGGAGACGGAGGCGCTGAGGGAGGATTCAATCTCCTGGGATTTTTCGACTTCTTGGGAGAGAGCGTCCTCCAGGGTGTCGATCCGCGCCGATTTTTCGATACCTTCCGACTCAAGCTTTGCGAGACGCGCTTGACAGGCAGCGAGTGCCGCCGTAATTCGGTCTAAATTTGTGATGCGCCCGTTGGTTGCAGTCTCCAGGAAGTCAATTCGAGCCTCGCGTGCCGCCAGCGTCTTCTGCAGAATTTCGACCGATTGCTCTAGCTCCACGTGCCGTTGCTCACGCGCCTGCATGACCCGCAGGTCTTCGCGTAGAGCATCGCATTGTCGCTGGGACTCCGCTTTCGCGGCTGCGACCTGATGCTTCGTGTAGCCGGCGATCGCAATCACCTGAGCCAGGGTCCAGCGTCGACGCCAAAGATCGAAAAACGCCTCGAGGCCTGCCCGCGTTTCGGGCGTCGGAGCGCGAACGCCGAAGCCGCTCCCTTCCGAGATTCGATAGACGGCGGTGATCCGGTCGACGTGCAGGAAATTCGACCGAATGCTCAGCTTGACCCAGAAGTCCCAGTCTTCGTAAAGAGAAAGTTCCTCATCGAAGCGGATCTCGCCCCCGAAGAGGGATCGTTCGAAGAGCACGGAATGAATCGGTAGATAGTTTTCGACCAGGAGTCGGGTTGCATCGTGGCGTTCGTTGAACACATGGACGAGGTCCCAACCCCCGCTTTCGTTTCTCTTGCGGCATTCGATGCCGGAATAGGCAGCGCGAGCGGTATCGGAACGGCGCAATGCCCAGACGAGGCAGCTGACATGGTCCGGGAGAAACCAATCGTCGTCATCCAGGAAAACGACATATTGACCTGTTGCCGACATCACGCCGAGATTCGCGGCGGCTCCGCGACCGAGCGGTGTGCCCGTCGATGCCGTATGCAGAGGAAACTGCCCACACCAGGCTTCGGGGGGCGAGGTTCTATGTCCCTCGACATCAACCAAAACGACCTCGATGCGCCGATA
This region includes:
- a CDS encoding IS701 family transposase; amino-acid sequence: MFPLPASIVSVLQPFACLFTAPTLAHLHVLLTGTLLAQGPRTVTAALRAMGLSAERRFERYHRVLNRARWSSRQGARILLGLLLGMLPAQVPIVVAVDETLERRKGARIRAKGMYRDAVRSSRGKVVTCLGLEWICMALLVPVPWSTRPWALPFLTRLAPSKRADEAAARHHRTVVELTIGMVWLVSRWLQQRRWILLGDGSYSCIQLGWEVLAAQATLITRLRLDARLFAFPEPVPAGRRGPKPKKGGVLAKLATREEAAHTRGEEVAIQWYGQPKTLRLLSEVCLWHTAGWPPLPIRWVLVVDPEGRLPTQAFFTTDLNMAPARVVELFVQRWSLEVTFEEVRRHLGVETQRQWNDLAIARTTPMLMALFSLVCLMVYRWRERWDALPRSTAWYLKSHATFSDCLALVRRTIWAEENYAYSRSEGEMVLISSKRLDRLLEQLAATA
- a CDS encoding PIG-L family deacetylase, coding for MKNLPGTSSQNSSEHLPGHGPVLVVAAEPGDEIFGCGGACCRHVTSGDDVLVVVVTDGCHDIADASTRTETKRCLESESRAASRVVGSQQPIFWGEPPSEMDYGEKMIRRLVRIAEETGAKLIYAPSVHDPDSTRSMIGLVAHEAVRRLPSECALVVYEIDVPLQPNLLLDITPVLDLKQAAAECFDSRPDNHQRREQVAALNRLRAYTLPQEIQAAEGLAVIRGEDLSRPVPGISARLKTWSESPSDQPLVSVVIRSANRPELADALDSIAAQTYRRIEVVLVDVEGHRTSPPEAWCGQFPLHTASTGTPLGRGAAANLGVMSATGQYVVFLDDDDWFLPDHVSCLVWALRRSDTARAAYSGIECRKRNESGGWDLVHVFNERHDATRLLVENYLPIHSVLFERSLFGGEIRFDEELSLYEDWDFWVKLSIRSNFLHVDRITAVYRISEGSGFGVRAPTPETRAGLEAFFDLWRRRWTLAQVIAIAGYTKHQVAAAKAESQRQCDALREDLRVMQAREQRHVELEQSVEILQKTLAAREARIDFLETATNGRITNLDRITAALAACQARLAKLESEGIEKSARIDTLEDALSQEVEKSQEIESSLSASVSEMHALRSALDAERLQVAALEEIAAARVTKAQSLESELTSALELARSSAAQRDLLADRLNSMYASAFWPLAAKLLRLEHGQWAFTRPFSAAAKVAWWSATFTLPSAILRRSRARRILASGLFEEAWYTQRYPDILLAGYRPILHWLTVGARERRNPHPLFDTAWYLAQCPDAVASEIDPLIHYLDTGAGAGLDPHPLFDTDWYLASNPDVAETGINPLVHFITAGINEGRNPHPLFDASWYLEQNPDVAEAGRNPLVHFIEQGVREGRHPHPLFRLDWYVADNPELQGSETNPLIHFLTYGTRTNEGPHGLFDGPWYLAVNPDVADTGLHPFLHYIRQGWIEHRSPHPLFDTTWYLEHGADVLAAGIDPLRHYVVSGAFEGRDPSPLFDTDWYREQNPDILDANPLHHYLTAGAYEGRDPHPLFDSSWYLDNYPDVSDSGRNPLVDFLLFGAEQGCNPSSEFDTGWYWSRYPDTRALTRLWPFPGLGGSAARRRERR